The stretch of DNA CCTTGCCACTTGAGGTGGACTTAAAATTTGCCATCCAAGGCGCAGGAGAGAGcaataagaaaagaaaagaagatTTTCAACAAATAAGAGCCACATATAACTCCCCTAGCCTATGCGACAAAAaaatttaaggtttatttttcctcatttatacttatatttattccAGGAAGGAATCTGATGGCAAATCTTATGTGAAATATCAAGTAATAGGCGCTAATACAGTGGCTGTCCCAACCCATTTCTACAAAGTTGTAGTCGGAGAGGCTCCAGATGGCACTCTGGACATGGAGGCTTATGTGATGCCGAATCAAAAGATACCAGATGAAACGCCAGTCTCCATGTATATGGTAAGTTTGTTATTATTAGTGTGTGTTATaggtaaaaaaaagtaaaaaaaacaagtctACTATTTAGTGCTTAATTGTATCTAATTAATTCGTGTGGTGTAAAGGaattgtttcaatttaattgAGGTAACAAAATGGATTATAATTGTCTGTGGAGTATTGATTTACAATGTtttctgtatttaaaaaaaaaaaaatgttgcgctgtagacaaattatttaaatatttaatttctaaagtTCCTCTAAaagtatctataatattatgtctttttTCAATTCATCACATTTAGTTATTTCCCTTTGCACATTATTTCAAACTCAGTACAAATCTATAAATCTCTTTTTGCAGGTGCCACCAGAAACAATAGAAAAAGCAGCTGGTCTTCTATTCTTTGATAAGCTACACAgaagtaaattaaatagaataaatggAAAGaaagtttgaaatattaatgttatatataatagaaaatatatggACAGATGTAATGAATTAATCTCATAAAGTATGCAGTCTTACAATAAAAGACGTCTGTAAATTATGTACAGAATAAATTCTATAGAATgttaaccatattttatttaaattaaattgttttggttTGTGTATAAATTCAGAAAAAAGCAGTTGGTAGAAATGACATTGAATGATATAGTTAGTTAAAGACTAGACATTCGGACTAAATTTGTGTTCCAAAATGTATTACCAATTGCTAATAAGTTCCCcccacaaaatacaaaaatcaaacGCCTAGTGTATAAAACCGGTGTATATTATAGCATAACATGAAGTTGCATTAGtgtttacaatatatatataggaTTTAGTTTTCTTCCTCTTCGTCTGAGGCTCCGTTCTGCTGGGGTTCTTCCTCCATGCGAGCGTCTCCCATTCCTGAAATGAATgagttgatatatttttaatgcattacTACATATAAATAACTGCCATCTTttggtgtatttttattaacttgatGCAAGTATTATTCACTAagctaaagaaaaatataataaaaaaaataaatattattactgtagATCGAAACTAAGTAAATAACAGCTGATAATAGATTAGCTAAAAAACGTAAAACCAGCACGCAACTAAAGACTATGGCTGGTCTACATCTAGATACAAACTGTGTCAGTTGTGCGGTTAAGGCAATATCAATATCATTTGATGTACTCAGTTAAGAGATGTTTATCGTCAGGTTGCCCATTTGCtacttaaacattatttaaaataccaaGTACCTTGGTCCTCATCCTCCTCGGCGGAGTCTCCTGCGACCTCCGCGTTCTCGGCCTCGGCGCGCTCCATCTGCCGCGCCAGCTCGGCCTCGTCAGTGGCTGTCACCACTTTAGGCTGGtaaagtaacattaaatatttcaaaagcaaTTCATATTGTCTACCGAACTCTAGTAGGTTTGGATAAGCTTATACACTcgaggtgttgcttgcggcatcgcccgcgtgaaaaaataCAAAGGTTTTAAAACACTGCAGTCATTCATAGCGTTATCGGTAAGACGCTAgagcaattatttaaaaatcggaataaaaatgtacattaattctcatgggagcaaattactagaataaaatgtagcctatatgttaatctagggCATGGTCTATccatatgccaaatttcatctaaatccattcagctatttctgaatttacttctaacacaCATCCAAACATATATATTTCACGGCCAATTCGAGTAGTAAAAGCTTGGAGGCATAACAAATAAACAGTCACTTTCATACTATgagttaggggccgttcaagtattacgtaacgcaatttttgaagatttttaccCCCGCtccccccatgtaacgcgccgtaacatttttCTGTACGCCCACgccccccctccaaaagttatgtaactaaaGGGTCaattttttggaatattcacaatttttttacgcaaaataccggaaaattgctaaaatacatttattgttttaaaataaaaaaataaatgttacataacgctttgtacgagacccCCCTCCCGCCCTTGTAacgttttataagaaaaaatgcgttacgtaatacttgaacggtcccTTAGGATACTTGGTGAGCCCTCTGGCGTCCTCTACTTTGCATTAAAGAGAAGGAAACCCTGTTATAGGAACTTGCTAATACATAAGTACTTGTGTAAGTATTAGGTACTCACCGCCATCTGCACATTAAACACACCGCCCGCGACTGTGATGGTCTCTTTGATTTTGTCGATAGCGTCTTGCAGCGCTTTCAAGCCGTCCGTCTTTTCGGGGGTTGACGTTGTCAttactagaaataaatattatttgtatcaaaGTAGTGACGGTTAGCAGAAAAGTACTTTCTAATCTCagtcataaaatatacaagtgGCTCAAATAGGCACAGGCACATAGGTTTCAACAAACGATACTTTATtcgtgttttaaaatatacattaggAGAGAACTATTAGTTTGGGATGGAAATTTTGTATATCAAAATCTTAACAATAACTTACCATACAAAGGTGGtgcaattaaattgattttgatagGCATCTCCACGGTGGACAGCGCAAGGCCTGCCTTTAGCGCAGCGCGGACCGCGTCAATGCCCTCGTAGCCGTAGCACGCGCATTCTATGTCAGCGCGAATCTTCACTGCTTGAGAGGTGAGCTTCCTCTTGATATTGGCAAGGAGTACCTCCTTTGTGTTTTCGTCCAGTCCACACTCGTTGAGGACTGATGGGTCTCTGGAATTAGAGCATTACAATAAGTAATAATGATAAGTGTTGGAAATAAGGGTGCAAATAATGAAATGCCTACACTACTTGGATATGAACATTTTCACCTgtgcaatttttattatgtccagtgctAAAAGTCGTTTGTTTTTGGTTCCACATATTTTTGGTTGGCATTACATCACAAGTCCTaatcattattcatattttatttcaaataaataaattgttattaatgttatgtcttatattcaacagtaaaaaaatctgcaagttcattaattttaattcttattcaaggatttttctatttttattgcctttgtaGTCAAATAAGCAAGCGGTTTGTCTGATAGTAAACAGCATCGGCAACCCATGAACCAAAGCattgccagaggcacagccaagctgTTGCCTACTGAAGGCTTTTCTCTCATTGCTTATGTACAGTTATTGGAATTTAGAGCATTTTATACTTTATCactttagtttattattttatttgagtaataGTGTAGGAGTgtccgaaataaatatttataaaactacagTAGAACTTGTTTCCTTatgccaaataaatatttacatacatccCATAATACTCAGTATTTACTTACACAGCAGCCTGCTTAAAGAAATCATATGCTGATGCCTTTTTCTTGTACTTCTCTTCAAAATGCCAAGCGGTTCTCTTGTACAACTCCTCTAGTTGTTCCGAGTTCTCGTAGTGGAGCAGCTCGGCGACGTGGCGCAGGATCGAGTTCACTGCTTTCGCCTTAGCATACCTTTCTGTACACTTGTCAACGTCCTCGGTAGATACACGACGTTTCGACAAGTCTATGTAACCTGTAAACCAGGAGCTTTAAGATTATATGGAGccattgatgtatattatattgacacaaacatccatataaactattcgttcaaaatctgaactaaaatggcaaccaaagtTTCACTgtcacttaaataataaatcattttactgatttcattaatattttttattcacatccaagcttgcacttagactagcgtttttatattatgagcgcaatccgtacacagccacaagcatcaatattgacaccatactaaaatcagtttgaatggataacagttGAATTCAGctaaacacagtgaatgttcgaaacgcaaaatttagtatttagtatatataatatcaatgtaTGGAGAGGACATTAGGAAGATTggcatacaaaaattttacactCATGCTATGGTCCCTCCATCtactataaaataacaaaacacctATGCaaaatactacatatttttttcctatagtgatttgcaagtttttaatgtacacattaacatattttttacatatttatataaaaagcggcgatagcctagttgggtgtggaacagactaccaagacgaatgtcctcaggttcaaatcccaagggcacacacctctgacttttctaaaatcatgtgtgtattctttgtgaatttatcatttgctttaatggtgaaggaaaatattgtgaggaaacctgcacatctgagaagttcactataggaattctatggtggactaaggtctaatccctctcagtagtagaggaggcccgtgctcagcagtgggcaagtatataatacagggatgatattattataaacatattagtaataacttttcaAGCACAAATTCATATCATGCCCAGTCTAGAACAAATTATACTGTTTTATGTCATAAGTTTAATGTCTGCCTGTAAATAAGTTTTGCATTTATGtataatc from Manduca sexta isolate Smith_Timp_Sample1 chromosome 4, JHU_Msex_v1.0, whole genome shotgun sequence encodes:
- the LOC115448407 gene encoding eukaryotic translation initiation factor 2 subunit 1, with translation MPLSCRFYQEKYPEVEDVVMVNVRSIAEMGAYVHLLEYNNIEGMILLSELSRRRIRSINKLIRVGKTEPVVVIRVDKEKGYIDLSKRRVSTEDVDKCTERYAKAKAVNSILRHVAELLHYENSEQLEELYKRTAWHFEEKYKKKASAYDFFKQAAVDPSVLNECGLDENTKEVLLANIKRKLTSQAVKIRADIECACYGYEGIDAVRAALKAGLALSTVEMPIKINLIAPPLYVMTTSTPEKTDGLKALQDAIDKIKETITVAGGVFNVQMAPKVVTATDEAELARQMERAEAENAEVAGDSAEEDEDQGMGDARMEEEPQQNGASDEEEEN